In Acidimicrobiia bacterium, the DNA window GCCCCGCAAGGGACCCGCCAGTCGGCGCGAGCTCCGGCCCGATCCGATCCACCAGTCGGTGCTCGTCACCCAGTTCATCAACAAGGTGTTGCAGCGGGGCAAGCGCTCAACCGCCGAGCGCATCGTGTACGACGCCCTGGCGATCGTCGAGGAGAAGACGGGGTCCGAGCCGGTGGGCACGCTCAAGCGGGCGGTCGACAACGTCCGGCCCCAGCTCGAGGTCCGGAGCCGTCGGGTGGGCGGCGCGACCTATCAGGTCCCCGTCGAGGTCCGACCCCGACGCGCCTCGACCCTGGCGATTCGCTGGCTCGTCGGCTACGGGCGTGATCGGCGCGAGCGCTCCATGGCCGAACGGCTGGCCAACGAGATCCTCGATGCCAGCAACGGGATCGGTGCGTCGGTCAAGCGACGCGAAGATCTCCAGAAGATGGCCGAGTCGAACAAGGCCTTCGCCCACTACCGCTGGTAGGAACCGCGCCGTCGTGGACGGCTCTACCTCTACACTTTTCCTACGACCGGGCTGTCTGGCCCGGTCGTGGTGCGTCACCCCGAACCTCTCAGGACGACACGATGGCCGAGAAGCGCTACTCACTCGACAAGACCCGAAACATCGGGATCATGGCCCACATCGACGCGGGCAAGACGACGACGACCGAGCGGATCCTCTACTACACCGGCCGCACCCACAAGATGGGCGAGGTCCACGAGGGCGCCGCGGTCATGGACTGGATGGAGCAGGAGCAGGAGCGGGGCATCACGATCACGTCGGCGGCGACCACCACCCAGTGGGAAGGCCATACGATCAACCTCATCGACACTCCTGGGCACGTCGACTTCACGGTCGAGGTCGAGCGCTCGCTGCGTGTGCTCGACGGTGCCGTTGCCGTCTTCGATGCGGTATCCGGGGTCGAGCCACAGTCGGAGACCGTATGGCGACAGGCCGACAAATATCGGGTGCCCCGCATCTGCTTCATCAACAAGATGGACCGGGTCGGGGCCGATTTCTTCGGGGGCCTCGAATCGATTCGCGAACGCCTCGGCGCCCGGCCTGTCGCTCTCCAGATCCCGATCGGAGCCGAGTCGGAGTTCGGCGGCGTCATCGACCTCGTCGCCATGCACGCCATCGTTTGGCACGACGAAGATGGCAAGCAGCGTGAGATCGTCGAGATCCCGGCCGAGCACAAGGCCGTCGCCGAGGAATGGCACCACAAGATGCTCGACGTGGTTGCCTCCGAGGACGAGGAGCTGCTCGAGAAGTACCTCGAGGAAGCAGACCTCGAACCCGACGAGATCCGCCGCGTCATCCGCAAGGGGACCGTCAACCGTGACTTCGTTCCGGTGCTCTGCGGCGCGGCGTTCAAGAACAAGGGTGTCCAGCCGCTGCTCGACGCCATCGTCTGGTACCTCCCGAGCCCTGCCGACCTGCCTCCGATGACCGGTTTCAAGCCGGGCGACGAGAACGTGCTCCTCGAGCGCAGGGCAGACGACTCCGATCCGTTCTCGGCTCTCGCCTTCAAGATCATGAGCGACCCATACGTCGGCAAGCTGACGTATTTCAGGGTCTACTCGGGCACGGCCAAGAAGGGCGACGCCGTCCTCAACACCACGACTGGGAAGAAGGAGCGGTTCGGCCGTCTGCTGCGGATGCACGCCGACAAGCAGGAGGACATCGACGAGATCATGACGGGTGACATCGTCGCCGCCGTCGGGCTCAAGAACACCCGCACCGGAGACACGCTCGCCGCCGACAAAGCCCCGATCCAGCTCGAGTCCATGACGTTTCCGGAGCCGGTCATCTCGGTCGCCATCGAGCCGAGGACGAAGTCGGACCAGGACAAGCTCGGCAACGCCCTCGGCAGGCTCGCCGAGGAGGATCCGACGTTCCAGGTCCGGT includes these proteins:
- the rpsG gene encoding 30S ribosomal protein S7, producing the protein MPRKGPASRRELRPDPIHQSVLVTQFINKVLQRGKRSTAERIVYDALAIVEEKTGSEPVGTLKRAVDNVRPQLEVRSRRVGGATYQVPVEVRPRRASTLAIRWLVGYGRDRRERSMAERLANEILDASNGIGASVKRREDLQKMAESNKAFAHYRW
- the fusA gene encoding elongation factor G: MAEKRYSLDKTRNIGIMAHIDAGKTTTTERILYYTGRTHKMGEVHEGAAVMDWMEQEQERGITITSAATTTQWEGHTINLIDTPGHVDFTVEVERSLRVLDGAVAVFDAVSGVEPQSETVWRQADKYRVPRICFINKMDRVGADFFGGLESIRERLGARPVALQIPIGAESEFGGVIDLVAMHAIVWHDEDGKQREIVEIPAEHKAVAEEWHHKMLDVVASEDEELLEKYLEEADLEPDEIRRVIRKGTVNRDFVPVLCGAAFKNKGVQPLLDAIVWYLPSPADLPPMTGFKPGDENVLLERRADDSDPFSALAFKIMSDPYVGKLTYFRVYSGTAKKGDAVLNTTTGKKERFGRLLRMHADKQEDIDEIMTGDIVAAVGLKNTRTGDTLAADKAPIQLESMTFPEPVISVAIEPRTKSDQDKLGNALGRLAEEDPTFQVRSDEETGQTIISGMGELHLEILVDRMMREFNVEANVGRPQVAYRETVKKPVTGVAVRFKRQTGGSGMFAHVVIDLEPAGSGAGFVFEDKVKGGSVPREFIPAVAKGIEDALDGGVLAGYPLVDIRARLVDGSAHSVDSNEMAFRIAGSMALQEAAKKAGVKLLEPMMEVEVVTPEEYMGDVIGDLSARRGKIESMEQRGQGRVVRALAPLAEMFGYATDLRSRTQGRATYTMQFHSYEEVPQTIAEEIVAKVRGE